In Streptomyces sp. Li-HN-5-11, the sequence GTGTCCAGCGAGACGTTGACCCGGTCCAGGCCCGCGGCCTTCAGAGCGGTCGCCGTGCGCCTCAGGCCGATGCCGTTGGTGGTGAGGGAGGTCTGGGGGCGGGGGTCCAGGGCGGCGACGCGCTCCACGATGCCGACCAGGCCGGGGCGCAGCAGGGGCTCGCCGCCCGTGAAGCGGACCTCCCTGATCCCCAGGGAGGTGACCGCGATGTCGATCAGGCGGACGATCTCGTCGTCCGTGAGCAGGTCGGACTTGGCCAGCCACTGCATGCCCTCCTCGGGCATGCAGTACGTGCAGCGCAGGTTGCACCGGTCGGTCAGCGAGACCCTCAGGTCGGTGGCCACCCGGCCGTAGGTGTCGATGAGCACGTGGGGCCCCTCCCTCGTCGCGTGTCTTTCATTCTCCGTCACCTGCGAGCCTACGTGACGCCACCGACAGCGACACCGGCCCGATCCGACGAGGGGGGCGCGGCCGCGTCGTGGATCCCTACGATCTCCACGACGCGGCCGTCCGTACGAAGCGGTGGTTCCGAGGGGATCAGTGTGCTCCGGTGCCGGTGAGCGAGCGCACCTCCAGTTCCGCGTACTTCGCGGTGTCCGGCGTCTCCTTGAACAGCAGCGTGCCGACGACGCCCAGCAGGAAGCCGACGGGGATGGAGATGATGCCCGGGTTCTCCAGCGGGAACCAGTGGAAGTCGACGTCCGGGAACATCGACGCCGGCTTGCCCGACACCACCGGGGAGAACAGCACCAGGCCGACCGCGGTGACCAGGCCGCCGTAGATCGACCACAGGGCGCCCGAGGTGGTGAACCGCTTCCAGAAGAGGCTGTAGAGGATGGTGGGCAGGTTGGCGGAGGCGGCGACCGCGAAGGCGAGGGCGACCAGGCCGGCGACGTTCAGATCGCGGGCCAGGGCTCCGAGCACGATGGAGACGGCGCCGATGCCGACGGTCGCCCAGCGGGCCGCGCCCACCTCCTGCTTGTCGGTGGCCTGGCCCTTCTTGATGACGTTGGCGTAGATGTCGTGCGCGAAGGACGACGAGGAGGCGAGGGTCAGTCCGGCGACGACCGCGAGGATGGTGGCGAAGGCGACTGCCGAGATGGTGGCGAGCAGGATCGCGCCCCAGTTGGAGTCCACCCCGCCCAGGTGCAGCGCCAGCAGCGGGGCCGCGGTGTTGCCCGCCTTGTTGGAGGCGATGATCTCGTCGGGTTTGATGAGCGCCGCGGCGCCGAAGCCGAGGGCGAGGGTCATCAGGTAGAAGGCACCGATCAGGCCGATCGCCCAGATCACGGACTTGCGGGCGGCCTTGGCGGTGGGCACTGTGTAGAAGCGGATCAGGATGTGCGGCAGGCCCGCGGTGCCCAGGACCAGGGCGATGCCGAGCGAGATGAAGTCCAGCTTGGTGGTACCGGTCGCGCCGTACTTCAGCCCGGGCTCCAGGAACGCGGCGCCCTTTCCGCTGTTGTCGGCGGCCGAGCCGAGCAGGTCGGAGACGTTGAAGTCGAACTTCAGCAGGACCAGGAAGGTCAGCAGCAGGGCGCCCACGATCAGCAGCACCGCCTTGACCATCTGCACCCAGGTGGTGCCCTTCATGCCGCCGATGGTGACGTACACGATCATCAGGACGCCGACCAGGGCGACGATGCCGATCTTGCCGCCGTCGCTGGTGATGCCCAGCAGCAGGGAGACCAGGACGCCCGCGCCGGCCATCTGGGCCAGCAGGTAGAAGATCGACACGACGATCGTGGAGGTGCCGGCGGCCGTGCGGACCGGGCGCTGGCGCATCCGGTACGCCAGCACGTCGCCCATGGTGTAGCGGCCGGAGTTGCGCAGCGGCTCCGCGACGAGGAGCAGGGCGACGAGCCAGGCGACGAGGAAGCCGATGGAGTACAGGAAGCCGTCGTAGCCGAAGAGGGCGATGGCGCCCGCGATGCCGAGGAAGGACGCGGCGGACATGTAGTCGCCGGAGACGGCGAGCCCGTTCTGGAAGCCGGTGAACTGGCGCCCGCCGGCGTAGAAGTCGGCGGCGTCCCTGGTCTGGCGGCCGGCCCAGACGGTGATGACGAGGGTCGCGGCGACGAACACCGAGAACAGGGTGATGATCAGCGGCCGGTGCTGGCTCGCCTCGCCGGCGGCCAGCAGGATCTGCGGTGCGGGGTTCGCGGGGCTCATTCTCCGCCCTCCATCCGGGACTTGATGGCCTCGGCCCTCGGGTCGAGCTTCGCGGCGGCGTGCCGGGCGTACCACCAGGCGATGAGGAAGGTGGTCAGGAACTGGGCGAGGCCGAGGACGAGGGCGACGTTGATGTTGCCGAAGAGCTTGGTGCCCATGAAGTCGCCCGCGTAGTTGGACAGCAGGACGTACAGCAGGTACCAGGCGACGAAGGCGACGGTCAGCGGGAAGGCGAAGGAGCGGTGGGAGCGGCGCAGTTCACCGAACTCGGCGCTCGCCCGGACAGCGGTGAACTCCTCGGTCGACGGGAGCCGGTGTCCGGCCTTCGAAGGGGGCGGTGCGTCGGTAGCCACGGAGTCTCCTCGCGTTGCGGGTGCGGTGACGACGGTGAACGAGGCGGGCGGGCGCGCGGTCACCCTTCCTTCCTCTGCTCAGGCTCACGGCGCCGCGCGGGAACCGGTTCAACCAACGACGGCTTTTTCAAAAGTCAAGAGCGAGTCATCCGCGGAAGTCGTTGCTGGCCGGCGAGTGCGGGAGATAGCTTCGCCCTGCCCCACCCGTCATGTACCTGCCCGAGCACCATCCGTGTCTCGGGCGGTCGCGCACCCGGATGATGTGGAGACCCCATGGCTCATCTGCGTTCCAGACGCCGGCTCGCCCTCGCCGTACCTGTCGCGCTGTCGCTGACCGCCTCGCTCGGCTTCCTTCCGGCGCCGGCGTCCGCGGCGCCCCACGCGGAGACGGTCGTCGGTACCGCGGACGCGGCCGGTCCGGCGGACGCGCCCGGTCTGTCGTACGTCGTCAACACCAGGATGGACCGTCACACCATCGCGAGGGTCCGGCGGGCGATCGCCGCGGCCGGCGGGACCGTCGTCATGACGTACGACAGGATCGGTGTCATCGTCGTCCACTCCGCGGACCGGGACTTCGCCCGGCGGATGCGCGCGGTGCGCGGAGTGCAGTCGGCGGGTGCGACGCGCACCGCGCCGCTGCCCGCGCAGTCGACGACCGACGTCGGCACACCGCGGCCGCTGAGCGCCGCGCAGTTGGCGACGGCGAAGGCGGAGGCGACCGGCGGGCAGGACCCGCTGGAGCCGCTGCAGTGGGACCTGCCGGCCATCAAGGCGGACAAGGCGCACGAGAAGACGCTCGGCAGCCGGGACGTGACCGTCGCCGTGATCGACACCGGCGTCGACGACACCCACCCCGACATCGCGCCGAACTTCGACCGGAAGGCCTCGGTCAACTGCGTGTCGGGCAAGCCGGACATCACCGACGGCGCCTGGCGGCCCAGCGCCTCCGAGAGCCCGCACGGCACCCACGTGGCCGGGGAGATCGCGGCCGCCAGGAACGGCGTGGGCATCACGGGTGTGGCACCGGGCGTGAAGGTGGCCGGCATCAAGGTCGCCACCGCGGGCGGGTCCTTCTACACGGAGGCCGTGGTCTGTGGCTTCGTGTGGGCCGCGGAGCACGGCGTCGACGTGACCAACAACAGCTATTACACCGACCCCTGGTACTTCAACTGCACGAACGACCCGGACCAGAAGGCGCTCGTGGACGCCGTCACCCGGGCCTCGCGGTACGCGGAGAGCAAGGGCACGGTCAATGTCGCGGCGGCCGGCAACGACAGCTACGACCTGGCGTCCCGTTCGATCACCGACCCGGTCTCCCCGAACGACTCCACGCCCTCCGACCGCGTGATCGACCCGCACAAGTGCTTCGACATACCGACCCAGCTGCCGGGTGTGGTCACGGTCGCGGCGACCGGCGCCAAGGGCATCAAGTCGTCGTTCTCCAACTACGGCCTCGGCGTCATCGACATCGCCGCGCCGGGCGGCGACTCGACGGTCTACCAGAAGCCGGAACCCCCGGCGACCAGCGGCCTGATCCTGGGCCCGCTGCCGGGCGGCAAGTGGGGCTACATGGCGGGTACCTCGATGGCGACCCCGCACGTCGCGGGCGTGGCCGCATTGATCAAGTCAACTCATCCGCACGCCTCCGCCGCCCTGGTGAAGGCGCTGCTGTACGCCGAGGCCGACGCCACGCCGTGCACGGATCCCTACGACATCAACGGCGACGGCAAGGTCGACGCGGTGTGCCAGGGCCCGAGGAACTACAACGGCTTCTACGGCTTCGGCACCGCCGACGCGCTCGCCGCCGTGACCTGGTAGGCGTCGGCCGCGTTCACCGGCCGCCTCGCTATATTGATTCAGTCAATAGTGCATAGTGCACTCATGACTGACATCGCGTTCGCGTGGTCCGCGCTGGGCGGCGATCCCGCCCTTGTCACGAGAGTCGGCACCGTGGTGCGGGAAGGCGCGCTCCCGGCGCGCCTTCCCGTACGGGAGGTGGCACGGGCCTGTGTGGGAGCGTGCGCGCTGGCGGCGGCGGAGCTGGGGGCACGGCGTGCCGGGCTCCGCGACGTGCCCGCGGTGCGGGTGGACGACGGGGCCGTGGCCACGGCCTTCCTCAGCGAGCGGCATCTCCTGGTCGACGGGCGCGGGCCCGTCCTGTTCGCGCCGTTGTCGCGGTTCTGGCGGACGGCCGACGGGTGGGTGCGTACGCACGCCAACTACCCGCACCACCGGGCGCGGCTGCTGGCCGTGTTGGACGTGCCGGACGTGCCCGACGACGTGGCCCGTGTCGGGTCCGCGCTCGCCGAGCGCTCCGCGCGGGACGTCGAGGAGGCCGTGCACGCCGCCGGGGGCCTCGCCGTCGCGCTGCGCACCCCCGGAGAGTGGGCGGGGCACGAGCAGGGAGCCGCGGTGGCCGCTCGGCCGCTGGTCGAGCGGGAGCGGCTGGACGCGACGCACGCGCGCGTGCTTCCGCCCGCCCGGACGGCTCCCCTGCTGCCCGCGGCCGGGCTGCGGGTCCTCGATCTGACCCGGGTCATCGCGGGCCCTGTCGCCACCCGCACGCTCGCCCTGCTGGGCGCGGACGTCCTCCGGGTGGATCCGCCGCACCCGCCCGAACTGGCGGACGCGCACGCGGACACGGGCTTCGGGAAGCGGTCGGCGACCCTGGATTTCGCG encodes:
- a CDS encoding cation acetate symporter is translated as MSPANPAPQILLAAGEASQHRPLIITLFSVFVAATLVITVWAGRQTRDAADFYAGGRQFTGFQNGLAVSGDYMSAASFLGIAGAIALFGYDGFLYSIGFLVAWLVALLLVAEPLRNSGRYTMGDVLAYRMRQRPVRTAAGTSTIVVSIFYLLAQMAGAGVLVSLLLGITSDGGKIGIVALVGVLMIVYVTIGGMKGTTWVQMVKAVLLIVGALLLTFLVLLKFDFNVSDLLGSAADNSGKGAAFLEPGLKYGATGTTKLDFISLGIALVLGTAGLPHILIRFYTVPTAKAARKSVIWAIGLIGAFYLMTLALGFGAAALIKPDEIIASNKAGNTAAPLLALHLGGVDSNWGAILLATISAVAFATILAVVAGLTLASSSSFAHDIYANVIKKGQATDKQEVGAARWATVGIGAVSIVLGALARDLNVAGLVALAFAVAASANLPTILYSLFWKRFTTSGALWSIYGGLVTAVGLVLFSPVVSGKPASMFPDVDFHWFPLENPGIISIPVGFLLGVVGTLLFKETPDTAKYAELEVRSLTGTGAH
- a CDS encoding CoA transferase, whose translation is MTDIAFAWSALGGDPALVTRVGTVVREGALPARLPVREVARACVGACALAAAELGARRAGLRDVPAVRVDDGAVATAFLSERHLLVDGRGPVLFAPLSRFWRTADGWVRTHANYPHHRARLLAVLDVPDVPDDVARVGSALAERSARDVEEAVHAAGGLAVALRTPGEWAGHEQGAAVAARPLVERERLDATHARVLPPARTAPLLPAAGLRVLDLTRVIAGPVATRTLALLGADVLRVDPPHPPELADAHADTGFGKRSATLDFAADRAAFEELLAEADVVVTGYRPGALDRYGLSPEALAERRPGVVVAQLSAWGAYGPWGGRRGFDSLVQVATGIAAVEGSARRPGALPAQALDHGTGYLLAAAVLRALTEQSQEGGSRVVRLALARTAAWLTGGRVGEPYGDDTAAPYDGPDPWLGETDSPLGRLRYARTPVAFAGGPGDWTRPPGPWGADAARWA
- a CDS encoding DUF485 domain-containing protein — encoded protein: MATDAPPPSKAGHRLPSTEEFTAVRASAEFGELRRSHRSFAFPLTVAFVAWYLLYVLLSNYAGDFMGTKLFGNINVALVLGLAQFLTTFLIAWWYARHAAAKLDPRAEAIKSRMEGGE
- a CDS encoding S8 family serine peptidase: MAHLRSRRRLALAVPVALSLTASLGFLPAPASAAPHAETVVGTADAAGPADAPGLSYVVNTRMDRHTIARVRRAIAAAGGTVVMTYDRIGVIVVHSADRDFARRMRAVRGVQSAGATRTAPLPAQSTTDVGTPRPLSAAQLATAKAEATGGQDPLEPLQWDLPAIKADKAHEKTLGSRDVTVAVIDTGVDDTHPDIAPNFDRKASVNCVSGKPDITDGAWRPSASESPHGTHVAGEIAAARNGVGITGVAPGVKVAGIKVATAGGSFYTEAVVCGFVWAAEHGVDVTNNSYYTDPWYFNCTNDPDQKALVDAVTRASRYAESKGTVNVAAAGNDSYDLASRSITDPVSPNDSTPSDRVIDPHKCFDIPTQLPGVVTVAATGAKGIKSSFSNYGLGVIDIAAPGGDSTVYQKPEPPATSGLILGPLPGGKWGYMAGTSMATPHVAGVAALIKSTHPHASAALVKALLYAEADATPCTDPYDINGDGKVDAVCQGPRNYNGFYGFGTADALAAVTW